The following proteins come from a genomic window of Candidatus Sulfotelmatobacter sp.:
- a CDS encoding HD domain-containing protein, translating to MATETLPTRDQALALVHEWIANVNLRKHCYAVEAAMRAYARKLGGDEERWGIAGLVHDFDWERHPDLERHPMKGVEVLRSLGWPEDICRAVLGHAVHSGVPRDTDMARALYACDELSGFLVACALVTPERKLDQVEVSSVRKKMKRADFARNVNRDDIVQGAAELGVDLDEHIAFVREAMLGVRGELGL from the coding sequence GTGGCCACTGAAACCCTGCCGACGCGCGACCAGGCTCTGGCGCTGGTTCACGAGTGGATCGCCAACGTCAACCTGCGCAAGCACTGCTACGCGGTCGAGGCGGCGATGCGCGCCTACGCGCGCAAGCTGGGCGGCGACGAAGAGCGCTGGGGCATCGCCGGGCTGGTGCACGATTTCGACTGGGAGCGGCATCCGGATCTCGAGCGCCATCCGATGAAAGGCGTCGAGGTGTTGCGCTCGCTCGGCTGGCCCGAGGACATCTGCCGAGCGGTGCTCGGCCACGCCGTGCACAGCGGCGTGCCGCGCGACACCGACATGGCCCGCGCGCTCTACGCCTGCGACGAGCTGAGCGGCTTCCTGGTCGCCTGCGCGCTGGTGACGCCCGAGCGCAAGCTCGATCAGGTCGAAGTCTCGTCGGTGCGCAAGAAGATGAAGCGCGCGGATTTCGCCCGCAACGTCAACCGTGACGACATCGTGCAGGGCGCGGCCGAGCTGGGCGTGGATCTCGACGAGCACATCGCGTTCGTGCGCGAAGCGATGCTCGGCGTTCGCGGCGAGCTGGGGCTCTAA